Proteins encoded in a region of the Acomys russatus chromosome 14, mAcoRus1.1, whole genome shotgun sequence genome:
- the C2cd2l gene encoding phospholipid transfer protein C2CD2L isoform X1 codes for MDPGWGQRDVGWAALIFLFAASLLTVLGWLLQYARGLWLSRAGGGRDSRPASASEPGGSLRELGVWRSLLRLRATRTGAPEEAGVRGLLASLFAFKSFRENWQRAWVRALNEQACRDGSSIQIAFEEVSQLPPRASISRVTCVDQSERTMVLHCQLSAEEVRFPISVTQQSPAAVSMETYHVTLTLPPTQLEVSLEEIPDEGLLVSWAFTDRPDLSLTVLPKQSRERDEGQAELSTVEELVKDTIVSTQPAMMVNLRACSTPGGLVPGEKPPMTSQAQPSIPRPTRLFLRQLRASHLGNQLEGTEELCCAAELDNPMQEKWTKPVRAGPEVEWTEDLALDLGPQSRELTLKVLRSSNFGEAELLGQATLPVGSPSRPLSRKQVCPLTPGPGKSLGPAATMTAELHYEQSSPRNLGTPTSSTPRPSITPTKKIELDRTIMPDGTIVTTVTTVQSRPRVDGKLDSPSRSPSKVEVTEKMTTVLSESSGPSNTSHSSSPGESHLSNGLDPVAETAIRQLTEPSGRAAKKTPTKRSTLIISGVSKVPIAQDELALSLGYAASLEASMQDDAGTSGGPSSPPSDPSATSPGPLDALSSPTSVQEADETTRSDISERPSVDDVESETGSTGALETRSLKDHKVSFLRSGTKLIFRRRPRQKEAGLSQSHDDLSNTTATPSVRKKAGSFSRRLIKRFSFKSKPKANGNPSPQL; via the exons ATGGATCCTGGCTGGGGGCAGCGGGACGTGGGCTGGGCGGCCCTGATATTCCTCTTTGCCGCCTCGCTGCTCACGGTATTGGGCTGGCTGCTGCAGTATGCCCGGGGTTTGTGGCTGTCGCGGGCCGGTGGGGGCCGAGACTCCCGACCTGCTTCAGCCTCCGAGCCCGGGGGTTCACTCCGCGAGCTGGGTGTGTGGCGTTCGCTGCTGCGTCTGCGGGCGACCCGGACTGGCGCCCCCGAGGAAGCCGGCGTCAGAGGCCTCCTGGCTTCGCTCTTTGCCTTCAAGTCTTTCCGGGAGAACTGGCAACGGGCTTGGGTGCGAGCCCTGAATGAACAGGCCTGCAGGGACGGG AGCTCCATCCAAATCGCCTTTGAGGAGGTATCCCAACTCCCACCCAGAGCCAGCATTAGTCGTGTGACCTGCGTAGACCAATCAGAGCGTACCATG GTGCTGCACTGCCAGCTCTCCGCTGAGGAGGTGCGCTTCCCCATCTCTGTGACCCAGCAGTCCCCCGCTGCCGTCTCCATGGAGACCTACCACGTCACTCTGACACTGCCACCAACCCAG TTGGAAGTCAGCCTGGAGGAGATCCCAGATGAGGGGCTGCTGGTGTCATGGGCCTTCACTGACCGCCCAGATCTCAGCCTCACGGTGCTTCCTAAGCAGAGCAGGGAG AGGGATGAGGGACAAGCAGAACTTTCGACGGTCGAGGAACTGGTCAAGGATACTATAGTCAGCACGCAGCCCGCCATGATGGTCAACCTCAGGGCCTGCTCTACCCCCGGAGGCCTG GTACCCGGTGAGAAGCCACCGATGACGTCCCAGGCCCAGCCATCCATCCCCAGACCTACCCGGTTATTCTTACGGCAGCTTCGAGCATCTCACCTGGGAAACCAGCTGGAGG GCACTGAGGAACTGTGCTGTGCCGCCGAGCTCGATAACCCCATGCAAGAGAAATGGACCAAGCCCGTGAGGGCTGGTCCTGAGGTGGAGTGGACAGAGGATCTGGCACT GGACCTGGGTCCCCAGAGCCGGGAGCTGACCCTCAAAGTGCTCAGGAGCAGCAATTTTGGAGAGG CTGAACTCCTTGGCCAAGCCACACTGCCTGTAGGCTCACCCTCTAGACCACTGTCACGAAAACAAGTGTGCCCACTAACTCCAGGGCCCGGGAAATCCCTGGGCCCAGCAGCCACCATGACAGCAGAG CTGCACTATGAACAGAGCTCCCCTCGGAATCTGGGCACGCCCACCTCTTCCACCCCTCGCCCCAGCATCACACCTACCAAGAAGATTGAGTTGGACCGGACCATCATGCCCGATGGCACCATtgtcaccaccgtcaccaccgtCCAGTCCCGGCCCCGAGTAGATGGCAAATTAG aCTCCCCCTCCCGCTCCCCGTCCAAGGTGGAGGTGACTGAAAAGATGACAACCGTGTTGAGTGAGAGCAGCGGCCCTAGCAACACCTCCCACAGCAGCAGCC CAGGGGAGAGCCACCTTTCCAATGGCTTGGACCCAGTAGCAGAGACAGCAATTCGCCAGCTGACTGAGCCCAGTGGGCGGGCAGCCAAAAAGACACCCACCAAGCGCAGCACGCTCATCATCTCTGGTGTTTCCAAG GTGCCCATCGCTCAGGACGAGTTGGCACTGTCCTTGGGTTATGCAGCATCTCTGGAAGCTTCAATGCAAGATGATGCAGGAACCAGTGGTGGTCCTTCGTCACCTCCCTCCGACCCATCAGCCACATCCCCAGGACCCCTGGATGCCCTCTCCAGTCCCACAAGTGTCCAGGAAGCAGATGAGACGACACGTTCAGACATTTCTGAGAGGCCATCAGTAGATGATGTTGAGTCAGAAACAGGGTCTACTGGTGCCCTAGAGACTCGAAGCCTCAAGGATCACAAAG TGAGTTTCCTGCGCAGTGGCACTAAGCTCATCTTCCGCCGGAGGCCCCGACAGAAGGAAGCTGGTCTGAGCCAGTCTCACGATGACCTGTCCAACACCACAGCCACACCTAGCGTCCGGAAAAAGGCTGGCAGCTTTTCTCGTCGCCTTATCAAGCGTTTTTCCTTCAAATCCAAACCCAAGGCCAACGGcaaccccagcccccagctctga
- the C2cd2l gene encoding phospholipid transfer protein C2CD2L isoform X2 gives MDPGWGQRDVGWAALIFLFAASLLTVLGWLLQYARGLWLSRAGGGRDSRPASASEPGGSLRELGVWRSLLRLRATRTGAPEEAGVRGLLASLFAFKSFRENWQRAWVRALNEQACRDGSSIQIAFEEVSQLPPRASISRVTCVDQSERTMVLHCQLSAEEVRFPISVTQQSPAAVSMETYHVTLTLPPTQLEVSLEEIPDEGLLVSWAFTDRPDLSLTVLPKQSRERDEGQAELSTVEELVKDTIVSTQPAMMVNLRACSTPGGLVPGEKPPMTSQAQPSIPRPTRLFLRQLRASHLGNQLEGTEELCCAAELDNPMQEKWTKPVRAGPEVEWTEDLALDLGPQSRELTLKVLRSSNFGEAELLGQATLPVGSPSRPLSRKQVCPLTPGPGKSLGPAATMTAELHYEQSSPRNLGTPTSSTPRPSITPTKKIELDRTIMPDGTIVTTVTTVQSRPRVDGKLDSPSRSPSKVEVTEKMTTVLSESSGPSNTSHSSSRESHLSNGLDPVAETAIRQLTEPSGRAAKKTPTKRSTLIISGVSKVPIAQDELALSLGYAASLEASMQDDAGTSGGPSSPPSDPSATSPGPLDALSSPTSVQEADETTRSDISERPSVDDVESETGSTGALETRSLKDHKVSFLRSGTKLIFRRRPRQKEAGLSQSHDDLSNTTATPSVRKKAGSFSRRLIKRFSFKSKPKANGNPSPQL, from the exons ATGGATCCTGGCTGGGGGCAGCGGGACGTGGGCTGGGCGGCCCTGATATTCCTCTTTGCCGCCTCGCTGCTCACGGTATTGGGCTGGCTGCTGCAGTATGCCCGGGGTTTGTGGCTGTCGCGGGCCGGTGGGGGCCGAGACTCCCGACCTGCTTCAGCCTCCGAGCCCGGGGGTTCACTCCGCGAGCTGGGTGTGTGGCGTTCGCTGCTGCGTCTGCGGGCGACCCGGACTGGCGCCCCCGAGGAAGCCGGCGTCAGAGGCCTCCTGGCTTCGCTCTTTGCCTTCAAGTCTTTCCGGGAGAACTGGCAACGGGCTTGGGTGCGAGCCCTGAATGAACAGGCCTGCAGGGACGGG AGCTCCATCCAAATCGCCTTTGAGGAGGTATCCCAACTCCCACCCAGAGCCAGCATTAGTCGTGTGACCTGCGTAGACCAATCAGAGCGTACCATG GTGCTGCACTGCCAGCTCTCCGCTGAGGAGGTGCGCTTCCCCATCTCTGTGACCCAGCAGTCCCCCGCTGCCGTCTCCATGGAGACCTACCACGTCACTCTGACACTGCCACCAACCCAG TTGGAAGTCAGCCTGGAGGAGATCCCAGATGAGGGGCTGCTGGTGTCATGGGCCTTCACTGACCGCCCAGATCTCAGCCTCACGGTGCTTCCTAAGCAGAGCAGGGAG AGGGATGAGGGACAAGCAGAACTTTCGACGGTCGAGGAACTGGTCAAGGATACTATAGTCAGCACGCAGCCCGCCATGATGGTCAACCTCAGGGCCTGCTCTACCCCCGGAGGCCTG GTACCCGGTGAGAAGCCACCGATGACGTCCCAGGCCCAGCCATCCATCCCCAGACCTACCCGGTTATTCTTACGGCAGCTTCGAGCATCTCACCTGGGAAACCAGCTGGAGG GCACTGAGGAACTGTGCTGTGCCGCCGAGCTCGATAACCCCATGCAAGAGAAATGGACCAAGCCCGTGAGGGCTGGTCCTGAGGTGGAGTGGACAGAGGATCTGGCACT GGACCTGGGTCCCCAGAGCCGGGAGCTGACCCTCAAAGTGCTCAGGAGCAGCAATTTTGGAGAGG CTGAACTCCTTGGCCAAGCCACACTGCCTGTAGGCTCACCCTCTAGACCACTGTCACGAAAACAAGTGTGCCCACTAACTCCAGGGCCCGGGAAATCCCTGGGCCCAGCAGCCACCATGACAGCAGAG CTGCACTATGAACAGAGCTCCCCTCGGAATCTGGGCACGCCCACCTCTTCCACCCCTCGCCCCAGCATCACACCTACCAAGAAGATTGAGTTGGACCGGACCATCATGCCCGATGGCACCATtgtcaccaccgtcaccaccgtCCAGTCCCGGCCCCGAGTAGATGGCAAATTAG aCTCCCCCTCCCGCTCCCCGTCCAAGGTGGAGGTGACTGAAAAGATGACAACCGTGTTGAGTGAGAGCAGCGGCCCTAGCAACACCTCCCACAGCAGCAGCC GGGAGAGCCACCTTTCCAATGGCTTGGACCCAGTAGCAGAGACAGCAATTCGCCAGCTGACTGAGCCCAGTGGGCGGGCAGCCAAAAAGACACCCACCAAGCGCAGCACGCTCATCATCTCTGGTGTTTCCAAG GTGCCCATCGCTCAGGACGAGTTGGCACTGTCCTTGGGTTATGCAGCATCTCTGGAAGCTTCAATGCAAGATGATGCAGGAACCAGTGGTGGTCCTTCGTCACCTCCCTCCGACCCATCAGCCACATCCCCAGGACCCCTGGATGCCCTCTCCAGTCCCACAAGTGTCCAGGAAGCAGATGAGACGACACGTTCAGACATTTCTGAGAGGCCATCAGTAGATGATGTTGAGTCAGAAACAGGGTCTACTGGTGCCCTAGAGACTCGAAGCCTCAAGGATCACAAAG TGAGTTTCCTGCGCAGTGGCACTAAGCTCATCTTCCGCCGGAGGCCCCGACAGAAGGAAGCTGGTCTGAGCCAGTCTCACGATGACCTGTCCAACACCACAGCCACACCTAGCGTCCGGAAAAAGGCTGGCAGCTTTTCTCGTCGCCTTATCAAGCGTTTTTCCTTCAAATCCAAACCCAAGGCCAACGGcaaccccagcccccagctctga